One genomic segment of Dehalogenimonas alkenigignens includes these proteins:
- a CDS encoding reductive dehalogenase produces the protein MSIFHSTVSRREFMKNLGLAGAGIGAASLVAPNFHDVDELMSSTAAIQKRPWFVKERAFLDPAVEHDWSAINRYDRRWQSQTTRIKSYFTETWNRREAASAKGAAISAKRQAEQAPGYTLRTRMLHSANLHNFTWSKTWTGPVKSGSNSYTESKTPEELGLPKWTGTPEEASKMMNAAMRYYGSVLNGYAEFDQTWKDKVLVKYTTRGATKEWSSNNGALPSDAESLRYEFENVDKGYATSDGSKYVFPNKPLWIITTISPVASQFLKTPNAEAGYGSSFPGPNGTGGTLSSFVYGGTFRFLRSLGYECYSDTGHQSSPFNENMANQLTGINEQSRQQNYGLNAEYGNATYPTTFQTNLPLAPTPPVDAGMWKFCKTCGFCAINCPPGCIESHKEPTWEIPPYEGKEVTFHNKGIKAFWNNFILCQEYRSEASGCSQCWGYCTFSVDQAAMVHALVKQTISVTPLFNSFFATMGEVFGYGNMDSPEEWWDMSLPMMGIDTVKTAWKGR, from the coding sequence ATGTCTATCTTCCACAGCACGGTATCCCGCCGGGAATTTATGAAAAATCTCGGCTTGGCCGGTGCGGGCATCGGGGCTGCCAGCCTGGTAGCGCCCAACTTCCACGACGTGGATGAACTGATGTCCTCCACCGCCGCCATTCAGAAGCGCCCCTGGTTCGTCAAGGAGCGCGCTTTCCTGGATCCCGCCGTCGAGCATGACTGGAGCGCCATCAACCGCTACGACCGCCGCTGGCAGTCGCAGACCACCCGCATCAAGTCCTACTTCACCGAGACCTGGAACCGCCGTGAAGCGGCTTCCGCCAAGGGCGCCGCAATTTCGGCCAAGCGCCAGGCTGAACAGGCCCCCGGTTATACCCTCCGCACCCGCATGCTCCATAGCGCCAACCTCCACAACTTCACCTGGTCCAAGACCTGGACCGGCCCGGTCAAGTCCGGCTCCAACAGCTACACTGAGTCCAAGACGCCGGAAGAGCTCGGTCTCCCAAAGTGGACCGGCACTCCGGAAGAAGCCTCCAAGATGATGAACGCTGCCATGCGCTACTACGGCTCTGTCCTTAACGGCTATGCTGAGTTTGATCAAACCTGGAAGGACAAAGTCCTCGTCAAGTACACCACCCGTGGCGCCACCAAGGAATGGAGCAGCAACAACGGCGCCCTGCCGTCCGACGCCGAGTCGCTGCGCTATGAGTTCGAGAATGTCGACAAGGGTTACGCCACTTCTGACGGCTCCAAGTACGTCTTCCCCAACAAGCCCCTGTGGATCATCACCACCATCAGCCCCGTCGCCAGCCAGTTCCTCAAGACCCCCAATGCCGAAGCCGGATACGGCTCCAGCTTCCCCGGACCCAACGGCACCGGCGGCACGCTGAGCTCGTTCGTCTACGGCGGCACCTTCCGCTTCCTGCGTTCTCTGGGTTACGAATGCTACTCCGACACCGGCCACCAGAGTTCGCCGTTCAACGAGAACATGGCCAACCAGCTCACCGGCATCAATGAGCAGTCCCGGCAGCAGAACTACGGCCTGAACGCCGAATACGGCAACGCCACCTACCCCACTACCTTCCAGACCAACCTGCCGCTGGCGCCCACCCCGCCGGTCGACGCCGGCATGTGGAAGTTCTGCAAGACCTGCGGCTTCTGCGCCATCAACTGCCCGCCCGGCTGCATCGAGTCCCACAAAGAGCCCACCTGGGAGATCCCGCCTTATGAAGGCAAGGAAGTTACCTTCCACAACAAAGGCATCAAAGCTTTCTGGAACAACTTCATTCTCTGCCAGGAGTACCGCTCCGAGGCCTCCGGCTGCAGCCAGTGCTGGGGCTACTGCACCTTCTCCGTCGATCAGGCCGCCATGGTCCATGCCCTGGTCAAGCAGACTATCTCCGTCACCCCGCTGTTCAACAGCTTCTTCGCCACCATGGGCGAGGTTTTCGGCTACGGCAACATGGACAGCCCTGAAGAGTGGTGGGATATGTCCCTGCCAATGATGGGCATCGATACCGTCAAGACCGCCTGGAAAGGCCGGTAG
- a CDS encoding reductive dehalogenase, which yields MSKFHTTFSRREFMKGLGLAGAGLGAAAAVAPAFHDIDELTATANPQRHPWYVKERELEDPTVEIDWNVFQRVDRTRKVLGVTFPVTATVAAHADINPKVAKTVKMKAEGWDIQYMKNLYPSYKGPTIRDYALTGATAASGGIGHPFTPTPNFLGVTTSVTIPTPESRNMTKWQGTPEENFLTLQNALRMYGASEVGVVELTEKTKRLIYLNNTSGKPYNFKDVDVAEDTKSEFAIPNKAKYVVTFSTLEASQTRCAPAPNWNGYDLYYRVINLAHYFIGALGYQHLEIAGASASDSFSAFSGLGEHSRASMVATHYRYGNMQRGMHRMITDMPLAPTKPFDAGIARFCVNCATCATMCPYESMPLGDKRWDHEDPEEEAAKNYTPGYKGWRLYNFRCPRCKNCHTTCPFNSFTNASVHDLVRITSTITPMFNGFFADMHEQFGFGTRHPEEFWDNPANTGVVDVELLKHR from the coding sequence ATGTCCAAATTCCACACTACGTTCAGCCGCCGCGAGTTCATGAAGGGACTCGGTCTGGCTGGAGCCGGTTTGGGAGCCGCCGCCGCTGTCGCTCCGGCTTTTCATGACATCGATGAACTGACCGCAACCGCCAACCCGCAGCGCCATCCCTGGTACGTGAAGGAGCGCGAACTCGAGGATCCCACCGTCGAGATTGACTGGAACGTCTTCCAGCGGGTTGACCGCACCCGTAAGGTGCTTGGCGTTACCTTCCCGGTAACCGCCACCGTTGCCGCCCATGCTGACATCAATCCCAAAGTTGCCAAAACCGTCAAGATGAAGGCGGAAGGCTGGGATATCCAGTACATGAAAAACCTGTATCCGTCATACAAAGGCCCGACTATCCGGGATTATGCGCTTACCGGCGCCACCGCTGCTTCAGGCGGTATCGGCCATCCGTTTACCCCCACGCCCAACTTCCTCGGTGTCACCACCTCAGTGACTATCCCGACCCCGGAAAGCCGCAATATGACCAAGTGGCAGGGGACTCCTGAAGAGAACTTCCTCACCCTGCAGAATGCGCTCCGAATGTATGGCGCTTCCGAGGTTGGCGTCGTCGAACTCACTGAAAAAACCAAGAGGCTCATTTATCTCAACAACACCTCGGGTAAACCATACAATTTCAAAGATGTAGATGTTGCCGAAGACACCAAATCCGAGTTCGCCATCCCCAACAAAGCCAAATACGTGGTCACCTTCAGCACTCTGGAAGCCTCGCAGACACGCTGCGCCCCGGCCCCGAACTGGAACGGCTACGATCTTTACTACAGGGTTATCAACCTGGCGCACTACTTTATCGGCGCCTTGGGTTACCAGCACCTGGAAATCGCCGGCGCCAGCGCCTCGGATTCCTTCTCAGCCTTCTCTGGCTTAGGTGAACATTCCCGCGCCAGCATGGTTGCCACCCATTACCGCTACGGCAATATGCAGCGCGGCATGCACCGCATGATCACCGATATGCCGCTAGCCCCCACCAAACCGTTCGACGCCGGCATCGCTCGTTTCTGCGTCAACTGCGCCACCTGCGCCACCATGTGCCCTTATGAATCAATGCCCCTTGGTGACAAACGCTGGGACCATGAGGACCCGGAGGAAGAAGCGGCTAAAAACTACACACCCGGCTACAAAGGGTGGCGGTTGTACAACTTCAGATGTCCGCGCTGCAAGAACTGCCATACCACCTGCCCGTTCAACTCTTTCACTAATGCGTCGGTCCATGATCTGGTTCGCATTACCTCGACGATCACACCGATGTTCAATGGCTTTTTCGCGGACATGCACGAGCAGTTTGGCTTCGGAACCCGGCATCCGGAGGAATTCTGGGACAACCCGGCCAACACCGGCGTCGTGGATGTGGAGCTGTTAAAACACAGATAA
- a CDS encoding DUF2795 domain-containing protein, with the protein MTITLDRKSPESATPPGFRRCLDMSVADLETCLDGISYPASKHDLVCQARRNEAKPDVLAFLHLLPENKYPQFHDIAFMAWSFLLV; encoded by the coding sequence ATGACGATTACACTGGACCGAAAATCACCGGAAAGCGCCACCCCGCCCGGATTCCGCCGCTGCCTGGATATGTCCGTCGCCGATCTGGAAACTTGCCTCGACGGCATCTCCTACCCTGCCAGCAAGCATGATCTGGTGTGCCAGGCCCGCCGCAATGAGGCCAAACCGGATGTCCTGGCTTTCCTTCACCTGCTGCCGGAAAACAAATACCCCCAGTTCCATGACATCGCCTTCATGGCCTGGTCGTTTTTGCTGGTTTGA
- a CDS encoding adenosylcobalamin-dependent ribonucleoside-diphosphate reductase produces the protein MVIDIIKETRPALTPNALRVLEKRYLRRNRRGELIETPEEMFRRVAQAVASAELIYDPLVDTDIMAGEFYRLMTSLEFLPNSPTLLNAGTEVGQLSSCFVLPVPDSIEETFDAVKYTALIHKSGGGIGFDVSRVRPRGAAVGEHLDAAGGPVALIHVIAGAADYIRQGGVRRGCNSVVMSVTHPDILHFIKAKSDPNVLTNFYNSVSVTDDFMNRVRAGSDYALIDPNTGEETGNLNARSVFARIIDQAWRTGDPGLVFTDRVNRDNPTPCLGRMETVTGCGEQALLPYESCNLGSINLVRMLGRDSGTLSIDYDRLARVVKTAVRFLDNVIDINRFPVPAVEAATRRTRKIGLGVMGFADMLIRLGIPYNSTRAISVAEEVMEFINDKAHEASRELALARGAFPAWEGSVYEKSDLPMRNACCTTIAPTGTLSIIAGVSSGIEPIFATVFVRNILDGENLLEVNSYFEEVARERGFFTPELIEQLVTSNHLQDRKDVPEDVRKVFVTAHRVSPQWHVRIQAAFQRHTDNAVSKTVNFPHDARREDIARVFEMAWEQGLKGITVYRDESRELQPLCTSQTGLELVKALFQSP, from the coding sequence ATGGTCATCGATATAATTAAAGAAACCCGCCCGGCGCTTACTCCCAATGCCCTCAGGGTACTGGAGAAGCGCTACCTCCGGCGTAACCGCCGGGGCGAGCTTATAGAAACGCCGGAAGAGATGTTCCGCCGCGTCGCCCAGGCCGTTGCTTCCGCTGAACTAATCTATGACCCATTGGTCGACACCGACATCATGGCCGGCGAGTTCTACCGGCTGATGACCTCGCTTGAATTCCTGCCCAACTCCCCCACCCTCCTTAACGCCGGCACCGAGGTCGGCCAGCTGTCATCCTGCTTCGTCCTGCCGGTACCGGATTCCATTGAAGAGACCTTCGACGCGGTGAAGTACACCGCTCTCATCCATAAAAGCGGCGGCGGCATCGGCTTCGATGTCTCCAGAGTCCGGCCCAGGGGCGCCGCTGTCGGCGAGCACCTGGATGCCGCCGGCGGCCCGGTAGCCCTCATTCACGTTATTGCCGGCGCGGCCGATTACATCCGCCAGGGCGGCGTCCGGCGCGGCTGCAACTCGGTGGTCATGAGCGTCACCCACCCGGACATCCTCCATTTCATCAAAGCCAAGTCCGATCCCAACGTCCTGACCAACTTCTACAACTCCGTCTCGGTCACCGATGACTTCATGAACCGGGTTAGAGCCGGATCGGATTACGCATTAATCGACCCCAATACCGGGGAGGAAACCGGAAACCTTAACGCCCGGTCGGTATTTGCCCGCATCATCGACCAGGCCTGGCGCACCGGCGATCCGGGGCTTGTCTTCACCGACCGGGTCAACCGCGACAACCCCACCCCCTGCCTCGGCCGCATGGAGACGGTCACCGGCTGCGGCGAGCAGGCATTACTGCCTTACGAGTCCTGCAACCTCGGCTCCATCAACCTCGTCCGCATGCTGGGCCGGGACAGCGGGACACTGTCCATAGATTACGACCGGCTGGCGCGGGTGGTTAAAACCGCCGTCAGATTCCTCGACAACGTCATCGATATCAACAGGTTCCCGGTGCCCGCTGTGGAGGCGGCCACCAGGCGTACCAGGAAGATCGGCCTGGGGGTCATGGGCTTTGCCGACATGCTCATCCGCCTGGGCATCCCCTACAACTCCACCCGGGCTATCTCGGTGGCCGAAGAGGTCATGGAGTTCATTAACGATAAAGCTCATGAGGCTTCCCGTGAACTGGCGCTTGCCCGCGGCGCCTTCCCTGCCTGGGAGGGCAGCGTCTATGAGAAGAGTGACCTCCCCATGCGCAACGCCTGCTGCACCACCATCGCCCCCACCGGCACCCTGTCGATCATCGCCGGGGTGTCATCGGGCATCGAGCCGATCTTCGCTACCGTGTTTGTGAGAAACATCCTCGACGGCGAGAACCTCCTTGAGGTCAATTCTTACTTCGAGGAAGTCGCCAGAGAGCGGGGCTTTTTCACCCCGGAGCTGATCGAGCAGCTGGTCACCTCCAACCACCTCCAGGATAGAAAAGACGTCCCGGAGGATGTCCGTAAGGTTTTCGTCACCGCCCACCGGGTATCGCCGCAGTGGCACGTGCGCATTCAGGCCGCCTTCCAGCGTCATACCGACAACGCCGTGTCCAAGACGGTTAACTTCCCCCATGACGCCAGGCGGGAGGATATCGCCAGGGTATTCGAGATGGCCTGGGAGCAGGGCCTCAAGGGCATCACCGTTTACCGCGACGAAAGCCGGGAACTGCAGCCCCTGTGCACCAGCCAGACCGGGCTGGAACTGGTCAAAGCATTATTTCAAAGCCCATGA
- a CDS encoding reductive dehalogenase, with protein MSKFHTTVSRRDFMKGLGLAGAGLGAVAALAPAFRDMDELTASSAQFKHPWYVKEREYDNPTVEIDWNVFQRWDRTTKVLGSTLPLTATNSAHGALHPEIKQYIDLKTNGRDIDYMKEKFPTYKGPSLRDYSVANASSASDKLPSPNFVGATTGVTIPTPESRGLAKWNGTPEENLQTITNAFKFFGATRVRVMEITDKSRKLFYKNTTSGMPYNFKDVEAPEEIAKTEYVIPNKAKYLILYSCLEATDYVRQAPAPTYSGYCHGHKVQANVHYFLGSMGFMHIEAGGFTPASGVGSFAGATEHSRSAMVGTSYSHGNLFRWMGRVVTDMPLAPTRPIEAGIERFCVDCMTCAHGCPYESMPLGEKRWDHENPEEEKVKNYLPGYKGWRLYNFRCPRCKSCHGQCVFNGGDEALIHSIVRNTQAVTPLFNGFFADMHDIFGFGTRNPDEWWKHDVPTFQFDPTYLY; from the coding sequence ATGAGTAAGTTCCACACCACCGTATCCCGCCGCGACTTTATGAAGGGTCTCGGTCTAGCCGGTGCCGGCCTGGGCGCCGTGGCGGCTCTGGCTCCGGCGTTTCGCGACATGGATGAATTAACCGCTTCTTCAGCGCAATTTAAACACCCCTGGTACGTCAAAGAGCGCGAGTACGACAATCCCACCGTGGAGATTGACTGGAACGTCTTTCAGCGCTGGGACCGCACCACCAAGGTACTTGGCAGCACCTTACCCCTGACCGCCACCAACTCCGCTCACGGCGCGCTGCACCCGGAAATCAAACAGTATATTGATTTGAAGACCAACGGCCGTGACATCGATTATATGAAAGAAAAGTTCCCCACCTACAAGGGGCCTTCCCTGAGGGATTACTCGGTCGCCAACGCCTCCAGCGCTTCGGATAAACTGCCTTCACCGAACTTTGTCGGCGCCACCACCGGCGTCACCATTCCCACCCCGGAAAGCCGCGGCCTGGCCAAATGGAACGGCACGCCGGAAGAGAACCTGCAGACCATCACCAACGCTTTCAAGTTCTTCGGCGCCACCCGCGTCCGCGTCATGGAGATCACCGACAAGTCCAGGAAACTATTCTACAAGAACACCACCAGCGGCATGCCTTACAACTTCAAGGATGTCGAAGCCCCTGAAGAAATAGCCAAAACCGAGTACGTAATCCCCAACAAGGCCAAGTATTTGATCCTCTATTCCTGCCTTGAAGCTACCGACTACGTCCGCCAGGCGCCGGCGCCGACATATTCCGGCTACTGTCACGGTCATAAAGTCCAGGCCAACGTTCATTACTTCCTGGGCTCGATGGGTTTCATGCACATCGAAGCCGGCGGCTTCACCCCGGCTTCCGGCGTGGGTTCCTTCGCCGGCGCCACCGAGCACTCCCGCTCGGCGATGGTCGGCACTTCCTATTCCCATGGCAACCTCTTCCGCTGGATGGGGCGCGTCGTCACCGATATGCCGCTGGCCCCGACCCGGCCGATCGAAGCCGGCATCGAGCGCTTCTGCGTTGACTGCATGACCTGCGCCCACGGCTGTCCCTACGAGTCCATGCCCCTGGGTGAAAAACGCTGGGATCATGAGAACCCGGAAGAAGAGAAGGTCAAGAACTACCTGCCCGGCTACAAGGGCTGGCGCCTTTACAACTTCCGCTGCCCGCGCTGCAAGTCCTGCCACGGCCAGTGCGTCTTCAATGGCGGCGACGAAGCCCTGATTCACTCCATCGTCCGGAACACCCAGGCCGTCACCCCGCTGTTCAACGGCTTCTTCGCCGATATGCACGATATCTTCGGCTTCGGCACCCGCAACCCGGACGAATGGTGGAAGCACGACGTTCCGACCTTCCAGTTCGACCCGACCTACCTTTACTAG
- a CDS encoding DUF2795 domain-containing protein, with protein sequence MEKPAVKVETRAAEALLEPPKMNSVTLEYYLRGLHYPAVKGEIIAHAEAGGAPGYVMDFFINRLPSRQFRSAADISFTVFVSSYMFGQD encoded by the coding sequence ATGGAAAAGCCGGCCGTCAAGGTTGAGACCCGCGCCGCCGAGGCCTTGCTTGAGCCGCCGAAGATGAACTCGGTCACTCTGGAATACTACCTTCGTGGCCTTCATTACCCCGCTGTAAAAGGTGAAATCATCGCCCATGCCGAAGCCGGCGGCGCGCCGGGCTATGTCATGGATTTCTTCATCAACCGCCTGCCGTCGCGCCAATTCCGGTCGGCGGCGGACATCAGTTTCACTGTTTTCGTCAGCTCTTACATGTTCGGTCAGGACTAG
- a CDS encoding response regulator, giving the protein MKVWAATRDSQVIDLLNTAIRMRWPNSGSLIVPDISDQEAPSQIKGCDLAIVDTCLDIVDANEIIHQIRRDSEVPVLALSNSKGDQGVTARALANGADDYIFKPVEIIELIFHIEAVAGIKHSARG; this is encoded by the coding sequence ATGAAGGTATGGGCGGCCACCAGAGACAGCCAGGTCATTGACCTGTTGAACACCGCGATCCGGATGCGCTGGCCCAACTCCGGAAGTCTCATCGTACCGGATATATCGGATCAGGAAGCCCCCAGTCAGATTAAAGGGTGCGACCTGGCTATCGTTGATACCTGTCTCGATATCGTTGATGCCAACGAAATCATTCACCAGATCCGCCGGGACTCCGAGGTCCCGGTGCTGGCGCTCTCAAACTCAAAAGGCGACCAGGGCGTCACCGCCAGGGCGCTGGCCAACGGGGCCGACGATTACATCTTTAAACCAGTCGAAATCATAGAGCTTATTTTTCACATCGAAGCCGTCGCGGGCATCAAGCATTCAGCCCGCGGCTAA
- a CDS encoding winged helix-turn-helix domain-containing protein, which yields MNLLTVASNREEIESLTAVFKMLWPGTAVLGANCSQEALSLVEKRRPDFLLLNMAPPSSDCLDLIRDVRLFSSVPLVVVSNDPNESTMVRSFELGADDYFLKPYKPLELVLRVKAIVRRATGTSEGESMVVGLLRLHALLHRVYVGDKEVSLTPTENNILRHMMENVGHIVTYSSLAQQVWGDDYPDACSTLKVYIKRLRQKLGDDSRRPSMILNETGLGYRLVKPV from the coding sequence ATGAACCTCTTAACCGTCGCGTCCAACCGAGAGGAAATCGAGTCCCTTACCGCCGTTTTCAAAATGCTGTGGCCCGGCACCGCCGTGCTGGGGGCTAACTGCAGCCAGGAAGCCCTGTCACTGGTCGAGAAGCGCCGCCCGGACTTCCTCCTCCTGAATATGGCCCCGCCGTCCAGTGACTGTCTTGATCTGATCCGCGATGTCCGGCTGTTCTCTTCCGTGCCGCTGGTGGTTGTCTCCAACGACCCCAACGAATCCACCATGGTTAGGTCGTTTGAACTCGGCGCGGATGATTATTTTTTGAAACCTTATAAACCCTTGGAACTGGTGCTGCGCGTCAAGGCCATCGTCCGCCGGGCAACCGGTACGAGTGAAGGCGAATCGATGGTCGTCGGCCTGCTCAGGCTGCACGCTCTGCTGCACCGGGTGTATGTCGGTGATAAAGAAGTCTCCCTGACCCCGACCGAAAACAACATCTTGCGCCACATGATGGAGAATGTCGGGCACATTGTCACCTACTCCTCGCTGGCGCAGCAGGTATGGGGAGATGATTACCCCGACGCCTGCTCGACCCTCAAAGTCTACATTAAGCGCCTGCGCCAGAAACTCGGCGATGATTCCCGACGGCCTTCGATGATCCTTAATGAAACCGGTCTCGGCTACCGGCTGGTCAAGCCGGTTTAA
- a CDS encoding response regulator transcription factor, which produces MKVLVIEDDPDVAEFITLALGIGWPGVEIELAESGEKGVELVGKNHPDVVTVDLGLPGMNGFEAIKSIRTFSRVPIIVLTVRGEERDIVRGLELGADEYVVKPFGQMELIARIRALMRRHQAPPDDAPVVCGRLSLDFTKRIARIGVKEAILTSTEAIILKHLISKEGVIVPHAALAERIWGASYPEAADAIKVHIRHLREKIEDNPGNPRIILTRFGVGYFLVKPG; this is translated from the coding sequence GTGAAAGTACTGGTTATTGAAGACGATCCGGATGTGGCCGAATTCATCACCCTGGCCCTCGGCATCGGCTGGCCAGGCGTTGAAATCGAACTTGCCGAATCCGGTGAAAAGGGCGTGGAGCTGGTCGGTAAAAACCACCCCGATGTTGTAACCGTCGATCTCGGGCTGCCCGGCATGAACGGTTTCGAGGCGATCAAGAGTATCCGTACCTTTTCCAGGGTCCCTATCATCGTCTTGACCGTCAGGGGAGAAGAGCGGGATATTGTCCGCGGTCTGGAACTCGGCGCCGATGAATACGTCGTCAAACCATTCGGCCAGATGGAACTCATCGCCCGCATCCGGGCCCTGATGCGGCGTCACCAGGCTCCGCCGGATGATGCCCCGGTGGTCTGCGGCAGATTGAGCCTCGATTTCACCAAGCGTATCGCCAGAATCGGTGTTAAGGAAGCGATTCTGACCAGCACCGAAGCCATCATCCTCAAACACCTCATCAGCAAGGAAGGGGTCATCGTTCCTCATGCCGCGCTTGCTGAAAGGATCTGGGGCGCCAGCTATCCTGAAGCCGCCGATGCCATCAAGGTCCACATCAGGCACCTGAGAGAGAAGATTGAAGATAACCCGGGCAATCCGCGGATCATTCTGACCCGCTTCGGAGTCGGCTACTTTCTGGTAAAACCCGGGTAA